One window of the Cryptomeria japonica chromosome 7, Sugi_1.0, whole genome shotgun sequence genome contains the following:
- the LOC131073468 gene encoding putative anthocyanidin reductase isoform X2 → MASGGKNGVRVVCVTGAGGYIASWLVKNLLESGYTEHATLRDPGDERKCGPVLNLPGAQERLKLFQTDLLEEGSFDSAVEGCQGVFHLASPVAGDKENTPEDYIVAAVNGVLNVMRACTKAKSVRRVVYTSSLSAACPLSDKGELASSCLDESCWSPIDFLRSHTNKLAWYMAAKTLAEQEALKYGTHNEIEVVTILPPIVLGPWFTETPGFSSSQTVLSLIKGCDLPIHSLSWADTLHTWEPHKLT, encoded by the exons ATGGCGAGTGGGGGAAAAAATGGGGTTAGGGTTGTCTGTGTGACTGGAGCAGGGGGATACATTGCATCATGGCTTGTCAAGAATCTCCTTGAAAGTGGTTACACAGAACATGCCACTCTCAGAGATCCAG GAGATGAGAGAAAATGTGGGCCTGTGTTGAATCTACCAGGGGCACAAGAGAGGCTGAAGCTCTTCCAAACGGATCTCTTGGAAGAGGGCAGCTTCGATTCTGCAGTGGAGGGCTGTCAAGGAGTTTTTCATTTAGCCAGTCCCGTAGCCGGTGATAAAGAGAACACGCCG GAGGATTATATTGTGGCCGCTGTAAATGGAGTACTGAATGTTATGAGAGCTTGTACAAAAGCTAAATCTGTTAGGCGAGTGGTTTACACCTCATCTCTTTCAGCAGCCTGTCcgctgagtgataagggggaattAGCTTCGTCATGTCTGGATGAATCATGTTGGAGCCCTATCGATTTCCTCAGATCTCACACAAATAAACTGGCCTGGTATATGGCGGCCAAGACTTTAGCGGAACAAGAGGCTCTTAAATACGGTACTCATAACGAGATTGAGGTGGTGACTATCCTGCCACCGATTGTGCTTGGCCCTTGGTTTACAGAGACGCCTGGTTTTTCATCTTCGCAAACAGTACTATCGCTTATTAAAG GTTGTGATCTCCCGATTCACTCACTATCTTGGGCCGATACCCTCCACACTTGGGAGCCGCACAAGCTAACCTAG
- the LOC131073467 gene encoding disease resistance protein Roq1-like isoform X2 — translation MASTFSASHNQIELETEFEQRAPYSISTSAEPTKNLNCLEEIIKLLREWCRSIQNDTERICAVPILRFLWASRDSRQTHLDRQNAFDQLAASSASTCTRPCQIFINHRGSDVKHTLASKIYHTLDVMGFQAFLDVEELEPGHVMPAEIQAAMTSASLHIAIFSQNYAQSPWCLAELSFMLKTGAKIIPIFYHVEPSEIRLIDQGRGIYAQSFLKRGKEGRYTQEKLDEWKRALYNISFHSGYQVNNNEDEARVLKNIVNCALKVMKNVPIWVAEHPLGLDELIQDFESVASVEKVKITGIVGMGGSGKTTLAKELFNRNFSSFERCSFVSDVRDAASRNALPDKQKRLLADLGVHHLAFDNLDEGKAILANRLTSLRVLIVLDDVDHIDHLNALLPKKDNLGSQSMVIVTTRDWGLLKSWGLSCIYKMPGLNRSHAEQLFCLHAFLQPSPPAEFEILVEKFIQACGGLPLSLKVLGGQLYGRNSRDYWKSQLNKVSRILPGDIKQKLQVSYDALDDEEKEMFLDVACFLIGEDKSTAIAVWDGMHWSGLHGLETLVNKCLVELVCESDYRYCRHYLAPVRSAKIKMHDHLRDMGREIASRHSPCRVWFPLQIANIKKHPKKRMLIRGIRPANAFVAFKEYTYQLIQNSSRLSERLRFSNGLQILSVKGNEFTEEFASLSEDLVWLRWEDFPLRNLPTWLTLRCLSVLELHGANELEELWEESADPPLQLIQLIIWGNQKLQRLPRSIGRLQYLKKLFFYFHGNSLPEEFCCLKSLEYLKLYSPRLSSLSSRFGNLRSLRKLILAYCKQLSSLPDSFNQLIYLEDLNLSHCEMLSSLPTGFGNLKCLKYLSLEHCKQLSTLPCSFKELIHLQDLKLSYCAKIKLKIDMLENIRKLKVFELSYCEELEDLPHHIMNRASLTKLDLQGCTMLTGSPNNIGELIKLQSVIIESLMLKGLQTSSVRLSSLKSIVIVSPISEIDSDAGAEDLKQVSRISISNDSCPNLESFKLRWNRHSVEIERLPMSLKLLSIYDCKVLKNIRCVSALVSLENLIIFNCPQIEELPNFADFTSLKEFILTNCPKVEKIEGLQYSQSLKHLCLVKTCWKVPGLQSLEKVELLETLVLECETISALKPCIQSLKECPRRLWIQGSVTNFVRPIVNSLDFSDLAIREVEEPSDVSKTLDLFDTPSFYCYVEGKEENEEERKVVRICASLGKYDASMEVFLFFHAISGVKKTKAIVVMGEEGRIVEAFHQLLPLLE, via the exons ATGGCTTCCACTTTTTCAGCTAGCCATAATCAGATTGAACTAGAGACAGAATTTGAGCAGCGTGCACCATATTCTATCTCTACATCTGCAGAGCCCACAAAAAATCTAAATTGTCTAGAAGAGATTATAAAATTGTTGCGAGAATGGTGTCGGTCCATTCAAAACGACACGGAACGAATCTGCGCCGTTCCAATCCTCAGGTTTTTATGGGCCTCCAGAGATAGCCGGCAAACTCATCTTGATCGCCAAAACGCTTTTGATCAGCTTGCAGCATCCTCAGCCTCTACATGTACGAGGCCATGCCAGATATTTATTAACCATCGCGGAAGTGATGTGAAACACACACTTGCCAGCAAAATTTACCACACACTTGATGTCATGGGATTCCAAGCTTTCCTCGATGTAGAGGAACTTGAGCCTGGTCATGTGATGCCGGCAGAAATACAAGCAGCAATGACTAGTGCCTCCCTTCACATTGCCATTTTTTCTCAAAACTATGCCCAATCCCCATGGTGTTTGGCTGAACTATCTTTCATGCTCAAAACTGGTGCAAAAATCATTCCTATATTCTATCATGTTGAGCCCTCAGAAATCAGATTGATTGATCAAGGAAGAGGAATATATGCTCAATCATTTTTAAAGCGTGGAAAGGAAGGCAGATACACCCAGGAGAAGCTTGATGAGTGGAAAAGGGCGCTTTACAACATTTCATTCCATTCCGGGTACCAGGTTAACAATAATGA GGATGAGGCCAGAGTTTTGAAGAATATCGTGAATTGTGCATTGAAAGTCATGAAAAATGTTCCTATATGGGTTGCCGAACATCCACTTGGATTGGATGAGCTGATACAAGACTTCGAATCAGTTGCAAGTGTAGAGAAAGTAAAGATCACGGGGATCGTGGGCATGGGAGGTAGTGGTAAAACAACTCTAGCCAAAGAGCTATTCAACCGGAACTTTTCCTCGTTTGAGAGATGCAGTTTTGTTTCTGACGTTCGAGATGCGGCATCCAGAAATGCGCTGCCTGACAAGCAGAAAAGGCTTCTGGCCGACCTTGGTGTGCATCATTTAGCATTCGACAATCTAGATGAAGGCAAAGCCATTCTTGCAAACCGTTTGACCTCACTTCGGGTGCTCATCGTTTTGGATGACGTGGATCACATCGACCACCTGAATGCTCTGTTGCCAAAAAAGGACAATCTTGGATCCCAAAGTATGGTTATTGTAACGACCCGCGATTGGGGTCTCCTTAAATCATGGGGTCTGTCCTGCATTTATAAAATGCCAGGACTTAACAGGTCACATGCCGAGCAGCTATTCTGCTTGCATGCTTTCTTGCAACCATCTCCACCGGCTGAATTTGAAATTCTGGTTGAGAAGTTCATCCAAGCTTGCGGTGGTTTGCCTCTGTCACTGAAGGTATTAGGGGGACAATTATATGGCAGAAATTCCAGAGATTACTGGAAATCCCAGTTAAATAAAGTCTCAAGAATATTGCCTGGCGACATCAAACAAAAGCTACAAGTTAGCTACGATGCGTTGGACGATGAAGAAAAAGAGATGTTCCTGGATGTAGCTTGTTTTCTGATTGGAGAAGATAAAAGCACGGCTATAGCAGTGTGGGATGGGATGCATTGGAGTGGTCTGCATGGTTTAGAAACACTTGTGAATAAGTGCCTTGTAGAGCTGGTTTGTGAGTCAGATTATAGGTACTGCAGGCATTATCTTGCTCCAGTGAGGTCTGCCAAGATAAAAATGCATGATCATCTTAGGGATATGGGAAGAGAGATTGCAAGTAGACACTCACCATGTCGTGTCTGGTTTCCATTACAGATTGCTAACATAAAGAAACATCCCAAG AAAAGAATGCTGATTCGAGGGATACGACCAGCAAATGCTTTTGTGGCCTTCAAAGAGTACACATATCAGTTAATACAAAACTCAAGCAGACTGTCCGAACGCCTTAGATTCTCAAATGGACTACAAATCCTTTCCGTGAAAGGAAATGAGTTTACTGAAGAATTTGCATCATTATCAGAAGACCTGGTGTGGCTTCGGTGGGAAGATTTTCCATTAAGAAATCTTCCAACATGGCTTACACTAAGATGTTTAAGTGTTTTAGAGCTTCATGGTGCTAATGAGTTGGAAGAATTGTGGGAGGAGAGTGCGGAT CCTCCTTTGCAATTGATACAGCTTATTATATGGGGTAACCAAAAGTTGCAAAGGCTTCCAAGGTCAATAGGCCGTCTTCAGTATCTAAAGAAGCTTTTTTTCTATTTTCATGGTAACAGTTTGCCAGAAGAGTTCTGCTGCCTCAAATCCCTGGAGTATTTGAAATTATACTCCCCAAGGCTATCTTCACTGTCTTCTCGTTTTGGCAATTTAAGAAGTTTGCGGAAATTAATTCTGGCATATTGCAAGCAGTTGAGCAGTTTGCCTGATTCTTTCAATCAGCTGATCTACCTGGAAGATCTGAATCTATCACACTGTGAAATGCTATCCTCACTACCTACTGGTTTTGGcaatttaaaatgcttgaagtatTTAAGTCTAGAGCATTGCAAACAGTTAAGCACGTTGCCATGCTCTTTCAAGGAACTGATCCACCTGCAAGATTTAAAGTTATCATACTGTGCCAAGATTAAATTGAAGATAGATATGCTGGAAAATATCAGGAAGCTGAAAGTTTTTGAACTCAGTTATTGCGAGGAATTGGAAGATTTGCCTCATCATATAATGAATCGGGCATCCCTGACAAAGTTAGATCTACAAGGTTGTACCATGTTAACAGGTTCACCAAATAACATTGGTGAACTGATCAAATTACAGTCTGTCATAATTGAGAGTCTGATGTTAAAAGGTTTGCAAACTTCTTCTGTAAGGTTATCCTCATTGAAGAGTATTGTAATTGTAAGTCCTATTAGTGAAATCGACTCTGATGCCGGTGCGGAAGACTTGAAGCAAGTCTCCAGGATATCAATTTCCAATGATTCTTGTCCCAACCTTGAAAGTTTTAAGCTTAGGTGGAATCGTCATTCAGTGGAAATCGAGAGACTGCCAATGTCGCTCAAATTGCTATCAATATACGATTGCAAAGTACTGAAGAACATCAGGTGTGTTAGTGCTCTCGTAAGCCTTGAGAATCTGATAATATTTAATTGTCCCCAGATAGAAGAACTGCCAAACTTTGCTGATTTCACTTCGCTGAAAGAATTTATATTGACGAATTGCCCCAAAGTTGAGAAAATAGAAGGTTTGCAATACTCCCAGTCATTGAAGCATCTGTGTCTTGTAAAGACCTGCTGGAAGGTACCAGGTCTACAAAGTTTGGAGAAAGTGGAATTATTGGAAACCCTAGTCCTTGAATGCGAGACTATATCAGCCCTGAAACCTTGCATTCAGTCTTTGAAG GAATGTCCAAGGCGTTTGTGGATACAAGGTAGCGTGACCAATTTTGTCAGACCAATTGTAAACTCTCTAGACTTTTCTGATCTTGCGATTAGGGAGGTAGAGGAGCCATCAGATGTATCGAAGACTCTAGATTTGTTTGACACCCCTTCTTTTTACTGTTATGTGGAGGGAAAAGAGGAGAATGAGGAGGAGAGGAAAGTTGTACGCATTTGTGCGTCCCTCGGAAAATATGATGCGAGCATGGAAGTCTTTCTTTTCTTCCATGCAATCTCTGGAGTCAAGAAAACAAAAGCTATAGTAGTGATGGGCGAAGAAGGAAGAATTGTGGAGGCATTTCACCAATTGTTACCACTCCTGGAATAG
- the LOC131073467 gene encoding disease resistance protein Roq1-like isoform X1 produces MASTFSASHNQIELETEFEQRAPYSISTSAEPTKNLNCLEEIIKLLREWCRSIQNDTERICAVPILRFLWASRDSRQTHLDRQNAFDQLAASSASTCTRPCQIFINHRGSDVKHTLASKIYHTLDVMGFQAFLDVEELEPGHVMPAEIQAAMTSASLHIAIFSQNYAQSPWCLAELSFMLKTGAKIIPIFYHVEPSEIRLIDQGRGIYAQSFLKRGKEGRYTQEKLDEWKRALYNISFHSGYQVNNNEDEARVLKNIVNCALKVMKNVPIWVAEHPLGLDELIQDFESVASVEKVKITGIVGMGGSGKTTLAKELFNRNFSSFERCSFVSDVRDAASRNALPDKQKRLLADLGVHHLAFDNLDEGKAILANRLTSLRVLIVLDDVDHIDHLNALLPKKDNLGSQSMVIVTTRDWGLLKSWGLSCIYKMPGLNRSHAEQLFCLHAFLQPSPPAEFEILVEKFIQACGGLPLSLKVLGGQLYGRNSRDYWKSQLNKVSRILPGDIKQKLQVSYDALDDEEKEMFLDVACFLIGEDKSTAIAVWDGMHWSGLHGLETLVNKCLVELVCESDYRYCRHYLAPVRSAKIKMHDHLRDMGREIASRHSPCRVWFPLQIANIKKHPKKRMLIRGIRPANAFVAFKEYTYQLIQNSSRLSERLRFSNGLQILSVKGNEFTEEFASLSEDLVWLRWEDFPLRNLPTWLTLRCLSVLELHGANELEELWEESADPPLQLIQLIIWGNQKLQRLPRSIGRLQYLKKLFFYFHGNSLPEEFCCLKSLEYLKLYSPRLSSLSSRFGNLRSLRKLILAYCKQLSSLPDSFNQLIYLEDLNLSHCEMLSSLPTGFGNLKCLKYLSLEHCKQLSTLPCSFKELIHLQDLKLSYCAKIKLKIDMLENIRKLKVFELSYCEELEDLPHHIMNRASLTKLDLQGCTMLTGSPNNIGELIKLQSVIIESLMLKGLQTSSVRLSSLKSIVIVSPISEIDSDAGAEDLKQVSRISISNDSCPNLESFKLRWNRHSVEIERLPMSLKLLSIYDCKVLKNIRCVSALVSLENLIIFNCPQIEELPNFADFTSLKEFILTNCPKVEKIEGLQYSQSLKHLCLVKTCWKVPGLQSLEKVELLETLVLECETISALKPCIQSLKVKECPRRLWIQGSVTNFVRPIVNSLDFSDLAIREVEEPSDVSKTLDLFDTPSFYCYVEGKEENEEERKVVRICASLGKYDASMEVFLFFHAISGVKKTKAIVVMGEEGRIVEAFHQLLPLLE; encoded by the exons ATGGCTTCCACTTTTTCAGCTAGCCATAATCAGATTGAACTAGAGACAGAATTTGAGCAGCGTGCACCATATTCTATCTCTACATCTGCAGAGCCCACAAAAAATCTAAATTGTCTAGAAGAGATTATAAAATTGTTGCGAGAATGGTGTCGGTCCATTCAAAACGACACGGAACGAATCTGCGCCGTTCCAATCCTCAGGTTTTTATGGGCCTCCAGAGATAGCCGGCAAACTCATCTTGATCGCCAAAACGCTTTTGATCAGCTTGCAGCATCCTCAGCCTCTACATGTACGAGGCCATGCCAGATATTTATTAACCATCGCGGAAGTGATGTGAAACACACACTTGCCAGCAAAATTTACCACACACTTGATGTCATGGGATTCCAAGCTTTCCTCGATGTAGAGGAACTTGAGCCTGGTCATGTGATGCCGGCAGAAATACAAGCAGCAATGACTAGTGCCTCCCTTCACATTGCCATTTTTTCTCAAAACTATGCCCAATCCCCATGGTGTTTGGCTGAACTATCTTTCATGCTCAAAACTGGTGCAAAAATCATTCCTATATTCTATCATGTTGAGCCCTCAGAAATCAGATTGATTGATCAAGGAAGAGGAATATATGCTCAATCATTTTTAAAGCGTGGAAAGGAAGGCAGATACACCCAGGAGAAGCTTGATGAGTGGAAAAGGGCGCTTTACAACATTTCATTCCATTCCGGGTACCAGGTTAACAATAATGA GGATGAGGCCAGAGTTTTGAAGAATATCGTGAATTGTGCATTGAAAGTCATGAAAAATGTTCCTATATGGGTTGCCGAACATCCACTTGGATTGGATGAGCTGATACAAGACTTCGAATCAGTTGCAAGTGTAGAGAAAGTAAAGATCACGGGGATCGTGGGCATGGGAGGTAGTGGTAAAACAACTCTAGCCAAAGAGCTATTCAACCGGAACTTTTCCTCGTTTGAGAGATGCAGTTTTGTTTCTGACGTTCGAGATGCGGCATCCAGAAATGCGCTGCCTGACAAGCAGAAAAGGCTTCTGGCCGACCTTGGTGTGCATCATTTAGCATTCGACAATCTAGATGAAGGCAAAGCCATTCTTGCAAACCGTTTGACCTCACTTCGGGTGCTCATCGTTTTGGATGACGTGGATCACATCGACCACCTGAATGCTCTGTTGCCAAAAAAGGACAATCTTGGATCCCAAAGTATGGTTATTGTAACGACCCGCGATTGGGGTCTCCTTAAATCATGGGGTCTGTCCTGCATTTATAAAATGCCAGGACTTAACAGGTCACATGCCGAGCAGCTATTCTGCTTGCATGCTTTCTTGCAACCATCTCCACCGGCTGAATTTGAAATTCTGGTTGAGAAGTTCATCCAAGCTTGCGGTGGTTTGCCTCTGTCACTGAAGGTATTAGGGGGACAATTATATGGCAGAAATTCCAGAGATTACTGGAAATCCCAGTTAAATAAAGTCTCAAGAATATTGCCTGGCGACATCAAACAAAAGCTACAAGTTAGCTACGATGCGTTGGACGATGAAGAAAAAGAGATGTTCCTGGATGTAGCTTGTTTTCTGATTGGAGAAGATAAAAGCACGGCTATAGCAGTGTGGGATGGGATGCATTGGAGTGGTCTGCATGGTTTAGAAACACTTGTGAATAAGTGCCTTGTAGAGCTGGTTTGTGAGTCAGATTATAGGTACTGCAGGCATTATCTTGCTCCAGTGAGGTCTGCCAAGATAAAAATGCATGATCATCTTAGGGATATGGGAAGAGAGATTGCAAGTAGACACTCACCATGTCGTGTCTGGTTTCCATTACAGATTGCTAACATAAAGAAACATCCCAAG AAAAGAATGCTGATTCGAGGGATACGACCAGCAAATGCTTTTGTGGCCTTCAAAGAGTACACATATCAGTTAATACAAAACTCAAGCAGACTGTCCGAACGCCTTAGATTCTCAAATGGACTACAAATCCTTTCCGTGAAAGGAAATGAGTTTACTGAAGAATTTGCATCATTATCAGAAGACCTGGTGTGGCTTCGGTGGGAAGATTTTCCATTAAGAAATCTTCCAACATGGCTTACACTAAGATGTTTAAGTGTTTTAGAGCTTCATGGTGCTAATGAGTTGGAAGAATTGTGGGAGGAGAGTGCGGAT CCTCCTTTGCAATTGATACAGCTTATTATATGGGGTAACCAAAAGTTGCAAAGGCTTCCAAGGTCAATAGGCCGTCTTCAGTATCTAAAGAAGCTTTTTTTCTATTTTCATGGTAACAGTTTGCCAGAAGAGTTCTGCTGCCTCAAATCCCTGGAGTATTTGAAATTATACTCCCCAAGGCTATCTTCACTGTCTTCTCGTTTTGGCAATTTAAGAAGTTTGCGGAAATTAATTCTGGCATATTGCAAGCAGTTGAGCAGTTTGCCTGATTCTTTCAATCAGCTGATCTACCTGGAAGATCTGAATCTATCACACTGTGAAATGCTATCCTCACTACCTACTGGTTTTGGcaatttaaaatgcttgaagtatTTAAGTCTAGAGCATTGCAAACAGTTAAGCACGTTGCCATGCTCTTTCAAGGAACTGATCCACCTGCAAGATTTAAAGTTATCATACTGTGCCAAGATTAAATTGAAGATAGATATGCTGGAAAATATCAGGAAGCTGAAAGTTTTTGAACTCAGTTATTGCGAGGAATTGGAAGATTTGCCTCATCATATAATGAATCGGGCATCCCTGACAAAGTTAGATCTACAAGGTTGTACCATGTTAACAGGTTCACCAAATAACATTGGTGAACTGATCAAATTACAGTCTGTCATAATTGAGAGTCTGATGTTAAAAGGTTTGCAAACTTCTTCTGTAAGGTTATCCTCATTGAAGAGTATTGTAATTGTAAGTCCTATTAGTGAAATCGACTCTGATGCCGGTGCGGAAGACTTGAAGCAAGTCTCCAGGATATCAATTTCCAATGATTCTTGTCCCAACCTTGAAAGTTTTAAGCTTAGGTGGAATCGTCATTCAGTGGAAATCGAGAGACTGCCAATGTCGCTCAAATTGCTATCAATATACGATTGCAAAGTACTGAAGAACATCAGGTGTGTTAGTGCTCTCGTAAGCCTTGAGAATCTGATAATATTTAATTGTCCCCAGATAGAAGAACTGCCAAACTTTGCTGATTTCACTTCGCTGAAAGAATTTATATTGACGAATTGCCCCAAAGTTGAGAAAATAGAAGGTTTGCAATACTCCCAGTCATTGAAGCATCTGTGTCTTGTAAAGACCTGCTGGAAGGTACCAGGTCTACAAAGTTTGGAGAAAGTGGAATTATTGGAAACCCTAGTCCTTGAATGCGAGACTATATCAGCCCTGAAACCTTGCATTCAGTCTTTGAAGGTAAAG GAATGTCCAAGGCGTTTGTGGATACAAGGTAGCGTGACCAATTTTGTCAGACCAATTGTAAACTCTCTAGACTTTTCTGATCTTGCGATTAGGGAGGTAGAGGAGCCATCAGATGTATCGAAGACTCTAGATTTGTTTGACACCCCTTCTTTTTACTGTTATGTGGAGGGAAAAGAGGAGAATGAGGAGGAGAGGAAAGTTGTACGCATTTGTGCGTCCCTCGGAAAATATGATGCGAGCATGGAAGTCTTTCTTTTCTTCCATGCAATCTCTGGAGTCAAGAAAACAAAAGCTATAGTAGTGATGGGCGAAGAAGGAAGAATTGTGGAGGCATTTCACCAATTGTTACCACTCCTGGAATAG